The following coding sequences lie in one Mycobacterium sp. Z3061 genomic window:
- a CDS encoding VOC family protein — protein sequence MIDHFGINCSDYARSWQFYDTVLGVLGYSRQMDFGEAIGYGREGHPAFWIADGKGMGPNREVHVAFQAAGEDAVRAFHDAAVGLGAESLHAPRLWPEYHPGYFGAFVRDPDGNNVEAVFHGGP from the coding sequence GTGATCGATCACTTCGGCATCAATTGCAGCGACTATGCGAGATCGTGGCAGTTCTACGACACGGTGCTCGGTGTCCTGGGTTACTCGCGGCAGATGGACTTCGGCGAGGCCATCGGCTACGGCCGCGAAGGGCATCCGGCGTTCTGGATCGCCGACGGGAAGGGGATGGGGCCGAACCGCGAGGTCCACGTCGCGTTCCAGGCCGCGGGCGAGGACGCGGTGCGCGCCTTCCACGACGCGGCCGTAGGCCTGGGGGCCGAGTCCCTGCATGCGCCTCGGCTGTGGCCCGAATACCACCCGGGCTACTTCGGCGCCTTCGTCCGCGACCCGGACGGCAACAACGTCGAAGCGGTGTTTCACGGCGGCCCGTAG
- a CDS encoding FAD-dependent oxidoreductase → MQAPDGRSVAVIGSGVAGLTAAYLLSARDRVTLYEADARLGGHAHTHLVDGGDGRVTAVDSGFLVHNDRTYPTLCRLFAELGIATQDSDMSMSVRAGDLEYAGALGARGLFACRQSLRPRHLWMLTEIMRFHRAAARLLREHAGDDDLETLDGFLRRHRFSSYFVDYFITPLVAAVWSCAGDDALRYPARYLFVFLDHHGMLSVFGSPTWRTVTGGSATYVQAIATCLDEVWTGTPVRALRRVPDGVLVQANDHQPRRFDAAVVAVHPDQALLLLDEPTPWERAVLGAIPYSTNRAQLHTDESVLPRHRRARASWNYLVTPGHEDVVVSYDVSRLMRLNTPRRFLVTLGGRDWVDPSSVLAEMTYSHPLYTPESVAAQRLLPTIDDDRVVFAGAYHGWGFHEDGAASGVRAAQRLGADWPAAPTREAVLAC, encoded by the coding sequence GTGCAGGCACCAGACGGACGATCGGTAGCGGTCATCGGCAGCGGGGTCGCCGGGCTGACGGCCGCGTACCTGCTCTCGGCCCGCGACCGGGTCACCTTGTACGAGGCTGACGCGCGACTCGGCGGTCACGCGCACACCCACCTCGTCGACGGCGGCGACGGCCGGGTGACAGCGGTCGACTCCGGTTTCCTGGTGCATAACGACCGGACCTATCCCACGTTGTGCCGGCTGTTCGCCGAACTCGGCATCGCCACCCAGGACTCGGATATGTCAATGTCCGTGCGAGCCGGAGACCTCGAATACGCCGGAGCGCTCGGCGCCCGAGGCCTGTTCGCGTGCCGGCAGTCGTTGCGGCCCCGCCATCTGTGGATGCTCACCGAGATAATGCGCTTCCACCGCGCGGCGGCCCGCCTGCTGCGCGAGCACGCCGGCGATGACGATCTGGAAACGCTGGACGGATTCCTGCGCCGGCACCGGTTCTCGTCCTACTTCGTCGACTACTTCATCACCCCGCTTGTGGCGGCGGTATGGTCCTGCGCCGGCGACGACGCTTTGCGCTATCCGGCCCGCTACCTGTTCGTCTTCCTCGACCATCACGGCATGCTGTCGGTTTTCGGGTCGCCCACCTGGCGCACCGTCACCGGCGGTTCAGCCACCTACGTGCAGGCGATCGCGACCTGCCTGGACGAAGTGTGGACGGGCACCCCGGTGCGTGCCCTGCGGCGGGTCCCGGACGGTGTGCTGGTGCAGGCAAATGACCACCAGCCGCGGCGCTTCGACGCGGCCGTCGTCGCCGTCCACCCCGACCAGGCGCTGCTGCTGCTCGACGAGCCGACTCCGTGGGAGCGAGCCGTGCTGGGAGCGATCCCGTACTCGACCAACCGGGCTCAACTGCACACGGACGAATCGGTGCTGCCGCGGCACCGGCGCGCCCGCGCATCCTGGAACTATCTGGTGACGCCAGGCCATGAGGACGTCGTCGTCAGCTATGACGTCAGCCGGCTGATGCGACTCAACACACCGCGCCGATTCCTGGTGACCCTGGGCGGCCGCGACTGGGTGGACCCATCGTCGGTGCTGGCCGAGATGACTTACAGCCACCCGCTCTACACACCGGAATCGGTTGCCGCGCAACGGCTTCTGCCGACCATCGATGACGACCGGGTGGTATTCGCCGGGGCCTACCACGGGTGGGGATTCCACGAAGACGGCGCCGCCTCGGGGGTGCGCGCCGCCCAGCGACTCGGCGCAGACTGGCCCGCGGCGCCCACCAGGGAAGCGGTCCTGGCATGCTGA
- a CDS encoding DUF1365 family protein, protein MLTPAIYRTTISHCRQVPVQHSFQYRSYSWYVDIDQLPELPWWLRPFARFDASDHLAGADGATDTSLRRQLERFFAEHDTAMPDGRITALLQARVLGYVFNPLSIFWCHDRDGLLRHVVAEVHNTYGGRHAYLLPPADSPVLVSKQFYVSPFNPVDGHYLVLAPPPEREVDVMVSLLRERRLTFTATLRGERLPATTRFVARLQFLSPLAPLAVAARIRLQGIKLWLRRVPVVAR, encoded by the coding sequence ATGCTGACCCCGGCCATTTACCGCACCACGATCAGCCACTGCCGGCAGGTCCCGGTGCAGCACTCGTTCCAATACCGCAGCTACAGCTGGTATGTCGACATCGATCAGCTGCCCGAGTTGCCTTGGTGGTTACGGCCCTTCGCGCGGTTCGACGCGTCCGATCATCTGGCAGGCGCGGACGGTGCCACGGACACGTCATTGCGCCGGCAGCTGGAGCGCTTTTTCGCCGAGCACGACACCGCCATGCCCGACGGCCGCATCACGGCGCTGCTGCAGGCCCGTGTTCTCGGGTACGTCTTCAACCCGCTGAGCATCTTCTGGTGCCACGACCGTGACGGCCTGCTACGCCACGTCGTCGCCGAAGTACACAACACCTACGGCGGACGCCATGCGTATCTGCTGCCACCCGCCGATTCGCCGGTGCTGGTGAGCAAGCAGTTCTATGTTTCACCGTTCAACCCGGTTGACGGGCACTACCTGGTGCTGGCCCCGCCTCCCGAGCGCGAGGTCGACGTCATGGTTTCGCTGCTGCGGGAGCGCCGACTCACCTTCACCGCGACGCTGCGCGGCGAACGACTGCCCGCGACGACTCGGTTCGTCGCGCGGCTGCAGTTCCTGTCACCGCTGGCCCCCCTGGCGGTGGCCGCACGCATCCGTCTTCAGGGGATCAAACTGTGGCTACGACGAGTCCCGGTGGTAGCACGATGA
- a CDS encoding DUF1295 domain-containing protein, with the protein MTGACTLAVAVVHSVTFAIGRRLGRYNVVDVAWGIGFVVVAAVAAAVGRGDPTRRWLLLALVSIWGLRLSWHIHHKTAGQGEDRRYADLLRGASVGQVVRKVFLLQGFLTLFISFPLQLSAVSGPTPTPLLAVTALGVTVWLLGFTFEALGDRQLREFKSDPAHRGLIMDRGLWLWTRHPNYFGDACVWWGLWLVTLNGWVPLATVVSPMVMTYFLVDVSGARLTEKYMRGRPGFAEYQERTAYFVPRPPRTVRQS; encoded by the coding sequence GTGACGGGTGCGTGCACCCTGGCGGTGGCCGTGGTGCATTCGGTCACCTTCGCGATCGGTCGCAGGCTGGGCCGCTACAACGTCGTCGACGTCGCGTGGGGCATCGGTTTCGTGGTGGTGGCGGCGGTGGCGGCTGCGGTGGGCCGCGGGGATCCGACCCGGCGCTGGCTGTTGTTGGCGCTGGTGTCGATCTGGGGTCTGCGGCTGAGTTGGCACATCCACCACAAGACCGCGGGCCAGGGTGAGGACCGCCGCTATGCCGATCTGCTGCGTGGCGCGTCGGTGGGTCAGGTGGTGCGCAAGGTCTTTCTGCTGCAGGGCTTCCTGACGCTGTTCATCTCCTTCCCCCTGCAGCTGTCGGCGGTCAGCGGCCCCACGCCCACCCCGTTGCTGGCCGTCACCGCGCTGGGTGTGACGGTATGGCTCCTCGGGTTCACCTTCGAGGCACTCGGGGACCGGCAGCTGCGGGAATTCAAGTCCGACCCTGCTCATCGTGGCCTGATCATGGACCGCGGGCTCTGGTTGTGGACCCGGCACCCCAATTACTTCGGCGACGCCTGCGTGTGGTGGGGGTTGTGGCTGGTCACGCTCAATGGCTGGGTACCGCTGGCCACCGTGGTCTCGCCGATGGTGATGACCTACTTCCTGGTGGACGTCAGCGGGGCGCGGCTGACCGAGAAGTACATGAGGGGCCGGCCGGGATTCGCCGAGTACCAGGAACGGACCGCGTATTTCGTTCCGCGGCCACCAAGAACGGTGCGCCAGTCATGA
- a CDS encoding mycothiol transferase: MATSETAAVQELLRDAFTRLIEHAGDVCAGLTDEIADYRPTPNANSIAWLLWHSARVQDLQLADVAGVEQVWTSDGWVDRFNLDLPRNDTGYGHGAEEVSKVRAPVDLLLGYYHAVHLLTVEYVETVTPDELARVVDTHWDPPVTASARLVSIIDDCAQHLGQAAYLRGIAQ, encoded by the coding sequence ATGGCGACTTCCGAAACCGCTGCCGTTCAAGAACTCCTGCGCGACGCGTTCACCCGCTTGATCGAACACGCCGGCGATGTGTGCGCCGGGTTGACCGACGAGATCGCCGACTACCGGCCGACCCCGAACGCCAACAGCATCGCGTGGCTGCTCTGGCACAGCGCGCGGGTTCAAGATCTCCAGCTCGCCGACGTTGCCGGTGTGGAACAGGTCTGGACCAGCGACGGCTGGGTGGACCGCTTCAACCTGGACCTGCCGCGCAACGACACCGGCTACGGGCACGGCGCCGAGGAGGTGTCCAAGGTCCGCGCGCCCGTCGACCTGTTGCTGGGCTATTACCACGCGGTGCACCTGCTGACTGTGGAGTACGTCGAAACCGTCACGCCCGACGAACTCGCCCGCGTCGTGGACACTCATTGGGATCCGCCGGTAACCGCGAGCGCGCGATTGGTCAGCATCATCGACGACTGTGCCCAACACCTGGGGCAGGCAGCCTACCTGCGGGGGATCGCGCAGTAG
- a CDS encoding anti-sigma factor, producing MTDPTEFELLELATPYALHAVSDAERAEIERQVAAAPAPIAAAFHDEVRAVRETLAVLSSASVAEPPDQLRSAVLTAVQHHDGQRQSFWRTKVFAAAAAVVIGLAGFGLGVLVRPHPATSTVTEQVLTAPDMKTVSRPLGPGQATVMFSRDRNAAVLVMNNVPPPSSGTVYQMWLIGADGPRSAGTMGTTTVQPTTTATVNEIGSCRALAFTVEPGAGSPKPTGAILAELPLK from the coding sequence ATGACCGATCCGACCGAATTCGAACTGCTCGAACTGGCGACCCCTTATGCCCTGCACGCCGTGTCCGACGCCGAGCGCGCCGAGATCGAGCGGCAGGTCGCCGCCGCACCCGCTCCCATAGCCGCCGCCTTCCACGATGAGGTCCGCGCGGTTCGCGAGACGCTGGCAGTGCTGTCCTCGGCGAGTGTCGCCGAACCGCCCGACCAGCTGCGCAGCGCAGTCCTCACCGCGGTGCAGCACCACGATGGTCAGCGGCAATCATTCTGGCGCACCAAGGTTTTCGCGGCCGCCGCGGCAGTCGTCATCGGCCTTGCCGGCTTTGGGCTGGGTGTGCTGGTCAGACCGCACCCCGCCACCTCGACGGTCACGGAGCAGGTCCTGACCGCTCCGGATATGAAGACGGTCTCCCGCCCACTGGGCCCGGGACAGGCCACGGTCATGTTCTCTCGCGACCGCAACGCGGCGGTGCTCGTGATGAACAACGTGCCGCCGCCGTCCAGTGGAACCGTCTATCAGATGTGGCTGATCGGAGCCGACGGCCCCAGGTCCGCAGGGACCATGGGCACCACGACGGTGCAGCCGACGACGACGGCCACGGTCAACGAGATCGGCAGCTGCCGGGCGCTGGCTTTCACGGTCGAACCCGGCGCCGGATCGCCCAAACCCACCGGCGCGATCCTCGCCGAGCTACCCCTCAAGTAG
- a CDS encoding amidohydrolase family protein, giving the protein MTYDLLIRNGTIVDGLGGEPYVGDVAVKDGLIAAVGAVNGASATREIDASGLLVTPGFVDLHTHYDGQAIWSDRLTPSSAHGVTTVVMGNCGVGFAPCRQEDHDVLVDVMAGVEDIPGVVMTDGLPWTWETFPEYLDALESGKRDIDVAAYLPHSPLRVYVMGRRGADREPATPEDLAKMRALATEAIEVGALGFASSRLTIHKTESGAPIPSYDAAREEIEEIARGVVDGGGGLLQFVPDIPAGGYQPVLQTVFDVAEDVGLPVTFTLVVGNAGDPTWPDAITMVEKANARAGAGDPQVTAQLLPRPIGLIIGLQLTANPFVLYPSYREIAHLPLAERVAEMRKPEVRARILADKPGQGHPILYVAQMWDWIFPLDDNPNYEPNPADSIGARARARGVDPMEEAYDRLLDDDGRAMLLVATSNLECNSLDTVGKLLHRDDVVLGLGDGGAHYGMICDASYSTYFLTHWARDRKSGRFSVAEAVRELTSVPARIAGLADRGRIAAGFKADLNVIDHAALRLHKPVITHDLPAGGRRLDQTAQGYVATVVSGEVIAENGVPTSARPGKLVRGRQPAPAPA; this is encoded by the coding sequence ATGACCTACGACCTTCTGATCCGCAACGGCACCATCGTGGACGGATTGGGAGGTGAACCCTACGTCGGCGACGTCGCGGTAAAAGACGGGCTGATCGCGGCGGTCGGCGCCGTCAACGGCGCGAGCGCGACGAGGGAGATCGACGCGAGCGGGCTGCTGGTCACTCCCGGCTTCGTCGACCTGCACACTCACTACGACGGCCAGGCGATCTGGTCGGACCGGTTGACGCCGTCCTCGGCGCACGGGGTGACCACGGTGGTGATGGGCAACTGCGGCGTCGGCTTCGCCCCGTGCCGCCAGGAGGACCACGACGTGCTCGTCGACGTCATGGCCGGCGTCGAGGACATCCCCGGCGTCGTGATGACCGACGGCCTGCCGTGGACCTGGGAAACCTTCCCGGAATACCTCGACGCGCTGGAGTCGGGGAAACGCGACATCGACGTTGCGGCCTACCTGCCGCATTCCCCGCTGCGGGTCTATGTGATGGGCCGGCGCGGTGCCGACCGCGAGCCCGCGACCCCCGAAGACCTGGCCAAGATGCGCGCGCTGGCCACCGAAGCAATCGAGGTGGGGGCGCTCGGTTTTGCCTCCTCCCGGCTCACCATCCACAAGACCGAGAGCGGTGCACCCATCCCCAGCTATGACGCGGCCCGCGAGGAGATCGAGGAGATCGCCCGGGGCGTCGTCGACGGCGGCGGCGGACTGCTGCAGTTCGTGCCCGACATCCCGGCCGGGGGCTACCAGCCCGTGCTGCAGACGGTGTTCGACGTGGCCGAAGACGTCGGGTTGCCGGTCACCTTCACCCTGGTCGTCGGCAACGCGGGCGACCCGACCTGGCCGGACGCCATCACGATGGTGGAGAAGGCCAATGCACGGGCGGGGGCCGGCGACCCTCAGGTCACCGCGCAACTGCTGCCGCGCCCGATCGGGCTGATCATCGGGCTGCAGCTGACGGCCAACCCGTTCGTGCTGTACCCGAGCTACCGCGAGATCGCGCACCTGCCGCTGGCCGAGCGGGTCGCCGAGATGCGCAAGCCCGAGGTGCGCGCCCGCATCCTGGCCGACAAGCCGGGCCAGGGCCATCCGATCCTGTACGTGGCCCAGATGTGGGACTGGATCTTCCCGCTGGACGACAACCCGAACTACGAGCCGAACCCGGCCGACAGCATCGGCGCGCGAGCGCGGGCGCGCGGCGTCGACCCGATGGAGGAGGCCTACGACCGGCTCCTCGACGACGACGGGCGGGCCATGCTGCTGGTCGCCACCAGCAACCTGGAATGCAACTCACTGGACACCGTCGGCAAACTTCTGCACCGGGACGACGTGGTGCTCGGACTGGGCGATGGCGGCGCTCACTACGGGATGATCTGCGACGCCAGCTACTCCACGTACTTCCTCACCCACTGGGCCCGCGATCGCAAGTCGGGCCGATTCAGCGTCGCCGAAGCGGTCCGGGAACTGACATCCGTGCCCGCCCGCATCGCCGGTCTGGCCGACCGCGGCCGCATCGCCGCCGGCTTCAAGGCCGATCTCAATGTGATCGACCACGCCGCCCTGCGACTGCACAAGCCGGTCATCACCCACGACCTGCCCGCCGGCGGTCGCCGGCTGGATCAGACCGCGCAGGGCTACGTCGCCACCGTCGTATCCGGTGAGGTGATCGCCGAGAACGGTGTGCCCACCTCCGCCCGCCCGGGGAAGCTGGTCCGCGGCCGACAGCCGGCGCCCGCTCCCGCCTGA
- a CDS encoding sigma-70 family RNA polymerase sigma factor — MTGPLQPSSDLDALLRRVAHGDDAAFAAFYDQTKSRVYGLVTRVLRDAGYSEETTQEIYLEVWRTAAEFDSAKGSALAWLLTMTHRRAIDRVRSEQAGTTRESRYGVANLEPASDVVAESAIAGDERRRVAQCLEGLTDTQRQCIELAYYGGLTYAEVSQRLAANLSTIKSRMRDALRGLRNCLGVS, encoded by the coding sequence ATGACCGGACCGCTGCAGCCCAGCAGCGACCTGGACGCCTTGCTGCGCCGGGTCGCGCATGGGGACGACGCTGCCTTCGCCGCGTTCTACGACCAGACGAAGTCGCGGGTCTACGGACTGGTGACCCGGGTGCTGCGGGACGCCGGGTACAGCGAGGAGACCACCCAGGAGATTTATCTCGAGGTGTGGCGGACCGCCGCTGAGTTCGACTCGGCCAAAGGGTCCGCGCTGGCCTGGCTGCTGACCATGACCCATCGCCGCGCGATCGATCGCGTGCGCAGCGAGCAAGCGGGTACCACCCGCGAATCACGCTATGGCGTGGCCAATCTCGAGCCGGCCAGCGACGTCGTCGCGGAGTCGGCAATAGCGGGCGACGAGCGCCGTCGGGTCGCGCAGTGCCTGGAGGGGCTGACCGACACCCAGCGTCAGTGCATCGAGCTCGCCTACTACGGCGGACTCACCTATGCCGAGGTGTCGCAGCGGTTGGCCGCAAACCTGTCGACCATCAAATCGCGTATGCGCGACGCGCTGCGCGGCTTGCGCAACTGCCTGGGTGTCTCATGA
- a CDS encoding class I SAM-dependent methyltransferase produces the protein MSVLAIETRITAIDSGRWPAVAKVPSGPVAAASATVADRLLRGASARLPLRLIYPDGSVIGGGDPISPALTIHRPDALARRIGRHGLIGFGESYMAGEWSADDLTAVLTVLAESVADLVPRWLQRLRPIAPAFQPIWRDPGRDQARRNVAEHYDLSNDLFAEFLDETMTYSSALFDSLPGRWPDLAAAQRRKIDRLLDLAQVRAGSTVLEIGTGWGELSIRAAARGAHVRSVTLSVEQQRLARQRVAAAGLSGLVRIDLCDYRDVAGHGYDAVLSVEMIEAVGYHSWPTYFTALERLVRPSGRVAIQAITMPHERMLATRNTHTWIQKYIFPGGLLPSAAAIVDITERHTNLRTIDVASLRPHYAETLRLWRERFLQRRTRLARLGFDEVFERMWELYLAYSEAGFRSGYLDVHQWTFERRGPR, from the coding sequence ATGAGCGTTCTTGCCATCGAAACGCGGATTACGGCAATCGATTCCGGGCGCTGGCCAGCGGTGGCGAAGGTGCCCTCAGGCCCCGTGGCCGCCGCGTCGGCCACCGTCGCCGACCGGTTACTGCGCGGGGCATCCGCCCGCCTGCCGCTACGGCTGATCTACCCCGACGGCTCGGTGATCGGTGGCGGCGATCCGATCTCCCCGGCGCTGACTATCCATCGACCGGACGCGCTGGCCCGCCGGATCGGACGGCACGGCCTCATCGGATTCGGCGAGTCCTACATGGCCGGAGAATGGTCGGCGGACGATCTGACGGCCGTGCTGACGGTGCTTGCGGAATCGGTCGCCGACCTGGTGCCACGATGGCTGCAGCGGCTACGTCCCATCGCTCCGGCATTCCAGCCCATCTGGCGCGATCCCGGCCGCGACCAGGCGCGCCGCAACGTCGCCGAGCATTACGACCTGTCCAACGATCTGTTCGCAGAATTCCTCGACGAGACCATGACCTACTCTTCGGCGCTGTTCGATAGCCTGCCGGGCCGCTGGCCGGATCTGGCTGCGGCGCAACGCCGTAAGATCGACCGACTGCTCGATCTGGCTCAGGTGCGCGCCGGGTCGACCGTGCTCGAGATCGGTACCGGATGGGGAGAGTTGTCCATCCGCGCCGCCGCGCGCGGAGCTCACGTCCGCTCGGTGACCCTGTCCGTGGAGCAGCAGCGGCTGGCCAGGCAGCGGGTCGCCGCGGCCGGCCTGTCCGGGCTGGTCCGGATCGACCTGTGCGACTACCGCGACGTAGCCGGACACGGGTATGACGCGGTCCTTTCGGTCGAGATGATCGAAGCCGTCGGATACCACTCGTGGCCGACGTATTTCACTGCTCTGGAGAGACTGGTGCGACCGAGCGGTCGGGTGGCGATCCAGGCGATCACCATGCCGCACGAGCGGATGCTGGCCACTCGCAATACGCACACGTGGATTCAGAAGTACATTTTCCCTGGCGGACTGTTGCCGTCTGCCGCGGCCATTGTCGATATCACCGAGCGCCACACGAACTTGCGCACCATCGACGTTGCCTCGCTGCGGCCGCATTACGCCGAGACGCTGCGACTGTGGCGGGAGCGCTTCCTGCAGCGTCGTACCCGGTTGGCGCGCTTAGGATTCGACGAGGTATTCGAACGCATGTGGGAGCTGTATCTGGCTTACTCGGAAGCGGGATTCCGGTCCGGTTACCTTGATGTCCACCAGTGGACGTTCGAGCGCAGGGGTCCGCGGTGA
- a CDS encoding RND family transporter has protein sequence MIHAFAVPIILFWVVVVVLLSVLVPSLEIVGQQRSVSLSPKDAPSFVALKRISRVFKEGETDSVAMIVLESEQPLGDAAHRYYDGLIRKLRADKHVLSIQDFWGDPLTAAGAQSNDGKAVTVQLNLAGNQGEPLANESVDAVRKIVDATPPPPGLKAYVTGASALAADLQHSGDRSMAKITITTVLVILFMLMFIYRSPLTVILLLVTVGIELSAARGAVAILGSNQLIGLSTFAVSLLTSLAIAAGTDYGIFIIGRYQEARQAGEDRESAFYTMYHGTAHVILGSGLTIAGATLCLGFARMPYFQTLGIPCAVGMLVAVLVALTLGPAVLVVGSRFGVFDPKRVLSVRGWRRVGTAVVRWPLPILAVTCVIALIGLITLPGYKPSYDDRAYLPSFIPANQGFLVADRHFSQARMKPEILMIESDHDMRNPADFLILDRLAKGIFRVPGISRVQAITRPDGTTMDHTSIPFQMSMQSAGQMQTMKYQRDRMDDMLKQADEMSKTIALMQRMYGLMTQLVGVTHKMVGDTEEMQQITNDLRDKLANFDDFLRPIRSYFYWEKHCYDIPACWSLRSVFDALDGIDEIDEKLNVLVGDIKQLDVLMPQMIATFPPMIETMVSMRTMMLSMHSTMSGIFQQMDEMSDNATAMGHAFDAAKNDDSFYLPPEVFKNADFKRAMNNFLSADGHAARFIILHRGDPASAEGIASIGKIQTAAEESLKGTPLEDSKIYVSGMGAIVKDISEGAKWDLVIAGISSLCLIFIIMLILTRAFVAAAVIVGTVALSLGASFGLSVLVWQHIFGVPLHWLVLAMSVIVLLAVGSDYNLLLVSRFKQEIHAGLNTGIIRSMGGTGKVVTNAGLVFAFTMASMIIGDARMIGQVGTTIGLGLLFDTLIVRAFMTPSIAALLGRWFWWPIRVRSRPARSPRLPREEPVTDRSPALSAER, from the coding sequence ATGATCCATGCCTTCGCGGTGCCGATCATCCTCTTCTGGGTGGTGGTCGTCGTGCTGCTCAGCGTGCTCGTTCCGTCACTGGAGATCGTCGGGCAACAACGCTCGGTTTCGCTGAGCCCCAAGGATGCCCCGTCGTTCGTCGCACTGAAGCGGATCAGCCGCGTCTTCAAGGAAGGGGAGACCGACAGCGTCGCGATGATCGTGCTGGAGAGCGAGCAGCCCCTCGGCGATGCGGCGCACCGGTACTACGACGGTCTGATCCGCAAGTTGCGCGCGGACAAGCACGTACTGAGCATCCAGGACTTCTGGGGCGATCCCCTCACCGCGGCGGGCGCGCAGAGCAACGACGGCAAAGCCGTCACCGTCCAGCTGAACCTCGCCGGCAACCAGGGTGAACCGCTGGCCAACGAATCCGTGGACGCCGTGCGCAAAATCGTCGACGCCACCCCGCCTCCGCCCGGTCTCAAGGCGTACGTCACCGGGGCCTCGGCACTGGCCGCGGACCTGCAGCACAGCGGCGACAGATCGATGGCCAAGATCACGATCACCACGGTCCTGGTGATCCTGTTCATGCTGATGTTCATCTACCGATCTCCGCTGACGGTGATCCTGCTGCTGGTCACCGTCGGGATCGAACTGAGCGCGGCGCGCGGCGCCGTCGCCATCCTCGGGAGCAACCAGCTGATCGGGCTGTCCACCTTCGCCGTCAGCCTGCTCACGTCGCTCGCGATCGCGGCCGGAACCGACTACGGCATCTTCATCATCGGCCGATATCAGGAAGCACGACAGGCCGGGGAGGACCGGGAATCCGCGTTCTACACGATGTATCACGGTACGGCGCACGTCATTTTGGGATCCGGTCTGACGATCGCGGGTGCGACGTTATGTCTCGGCTTCGCCCGCATGCCCTACTTCCAGACGCTGGGCATTCCCTGCGCGGTCGGCATGCTGGTCGCGGTTCTGGTCGCGCTGACGCTGGGCCCGGCGGTGCTCGTCGTCGGCAGCCGGTTCGGCGTGTTCGACCCCAAGCGGGTGCTTTCGGTGCGGGGCTGGCGCCGGGTCGGTACCGCGGTGGTGCGCTGGCCGTTGCCGATTCTCGCCGTCACGTGTGTGATCGCCCTGATCGGCCTGATCACGCTGCCCGGTTACAAGCCCAGCTACGACGACCGCGCCTACCTGCCCAGCTTCATCCCGGCCAACCAGGGCTTCCTCGTCGCCGATCGGCACTTCTCCCAGGCTCGGATGAAGCCGGAGATTCTGATGATCGAGTCGGATCACGACATGCGGAATCCGGCTGATTTCCTGATCCTGGACAGACTGGCCAAGGGGATCTTCCGGGTGCCGGGGATATCCCGCGTCCAGGCCATCACCAGGCCGGACGGCACCACGATGGACCACACGTCGATACCGTTCCAGATGAGCATGCAGAGCGCCGGTCAGATGCAGACCATGAAGTACCAGCGTGACCGCATGGACGACATGCTCAAGCAGGCCGACGAGATGTCCAAGACGATCGCCCTGATGCAGCGGATGTACGGCCTGATGACGCAGCTGGTGGGAGTCACCCACAAGATGGTCGGCGACACCGAAGAGATGCAGCAGATCACCAACGACCTACGCGACAAACTCGCCAATTTCGACGACTTCCTGCGGCCGATCCGCTCGTATTTCTATTGGGAGAAGCACTGCTACGACATCCCGGCCTGCTGGTCGTTGCGTTCGGTCTTCGACGCCCTCGACGGCATCGACGAGATCGACGAGAAGCTGAACGTCCTGGTGGGCGACATCAAACAGCTCGACGTGCTGATGCCGCAGATGATCGCAACCTTCCCGCCCATGATCGAAACCATGGTCAGCATGCGAACGATGATGCTGAGCATGCACAGCACCATGTCCGGGATCTTCCAGCAGATGGACGAGATGAGCGACAACGCGACGGCGATGGGCCATGCGTTCGACGCCGCGAAGAACGACGACTCGTTCTACCTGCCGCCGGAAGTGTTCAAGAACGCCGACTTCAAGCGCGCCATGAACAATTTCCTGTCCGCCGACGGCCACGCGGCGCGGTTCATCATCCTGCACCGGGGTGATCCCGCCTCGGCCGAGGGCATCGCAAGCATCGGCAAGATCCAGACGGCAGCCGAGGAATCACTCAAAGGCACTCCCCTGGAAGACTCCAAGATCTACGTCTCCGGAATGGGCGCCATCGTCAAGGACATCTCCGAAGGCGCCAAGTGGGACCTCGTGATCGCGGGCATTTCGTCGCTCTGCCTGATCTTCATCATCATGCTGATCCTGACCCGCGCGTTCGTGGCGGCGGCAGTGATCGTCGGAACCGTCGCGCTGTCCCTGGGCGCCTCGTTCGGCCTGTCAGTGTTGGTGTGGCAGCACATATTCGGCGTCCCGTTGCACTGGCTGGTGCTCGCGATGTCCGTGATCGTGCTGCTGGCCGTGGGCTCGGACTATAACCTGCTGCTGGTCTCCCGCTTCAAACAGGAGATACATGCCGGCCTCAATACCGGCATCATCCGGTCGATGGGTGGGACCGGCAAGGTCGTGACCAACGCCGGCCTGGTCTTCGCCTTCACGATGGCGTCCATGATCATCGGCGACGCCCGGATGATCGGGCAGGTGGGCACCACCATCGGCCTGGGTCTGCTGTTCGACACGCTGATCGTGCGGGCATTCATGACGCCCTCCATCGCGGCGTTACTGGGCCGCTGGTTCTGGTGGCCCATCCGGGTGCGGTCGCGTCCCGCCCGCAGCCCGCGGCTTCCCCGTGAGGAGCCGGTCACCGACAGGTCGCCGGCGCTGTCCGCCGAGCGCTGA